A genomic segment from Sorangium aterium encodes:
- a CDS encoding ATP-binding protein has product MEAFTTAMGVPGFVLLDLGTLAGGKDAHRLLGLRYLIANGEVWRTHFGWQRPLEAALRRALLDEERVQELLAAAEGLLARIRDTRAAITAADRDGFARYLEGGLLRALKRRDFDDERFLKFLILEQDEPSLRDQAAEHLRSRAGDLLREDAQVLDLLYAAVHRLDSYPATTVSAGQLKYILVADKGEMGVRATREAIALGKIPVVLYSLQDDANALQLRIAREGGGFGVGLEGSFRESYANFTQIADKVRAEFERRFGDGWQDELSRAGLYPGYGPLAENAAAIRHFRQKNIVFVGPMQDVVESAGDKRKFRLMAQDFDPTAVTPGIVIDSDDPGEIQRTVLEAHAAGRFTFPGRLKAANGGGGRGQAVIPTVEQVPQAIQKVLGEIKAYNWQPGVMFEQNIPETIHLEVQVLRDRYGNTRHFGMRDCSEQRASQKIQEEAPPALLRRYPGLEERICGLAVQIADRVGYVGAGTVELMFKEGKFYFLEMNTRIQVEHPVSEETYAIKRKRSRVPVNLVAWQMRIADGQPIDFEQDHVVQTHCSREFRINAESWNPDLRDSRDGGKGLFLPNAGIFDRIALPDTDAIREALEEKGLTDLKVRFDCGFEAGDVLVNKDPTFGKLIVSVSCKDPERAYELLRLASLEVLKKMKIEGRQVRPDGTPIQGSPFKTNLQDHVRILRMPLFKRHSNDDDTGRHVNWLVAAFRQEA; this is encoded by the coding sequence ATGGAGGCGTTCACCACGGCGATGGGTGTCCCTGGCTTCGTGCTGCTCGATCTGGGCACGCTGGCCGGCGGCAAGGACGCGCACCGCCTCCTCGGGCTGCGGTACCTCATCGCGAACGGCGAGGTGTGGAGGACGCACTTCGGCTGGCAGCGCCCCCTGGAAGCGGCGCTGCGCAGGGCGCTGCTCGACGAGGAGCGGGTGCAGGAGCTCCTCGCGGCGGCGGAGGGCTTGCTCGCGCGGATCAGGGACACGCGCGCGGCGATCACGGCCGCGGACCGGGACGGGTTCGCTCGCTACCTGGAGGGCGGGCTGCTCCGGGCGCTGAAGCGCCGTGATTTCGACGACGAGCGCTTCCTCAAGTTCCTGATCCTGGAGCAGGACGAGCCCTCGCTCCGCGACCAGGCGGCGGAGCACCTGCGCTCCCGGGCCGGCGATCTCCTGCGGGAGGACGCGCAGGTGCTGGATCTCCTGTACGCCGCCGTTCATCGCCTGGACAGCTACCCCGCCACGACGGTGAGCGCGGGCCAGCTCAAGTACATCCTCGTGGCGGACAAGGGGGAGATGGGCGTGCGGGCCACGCGGGAGGCGATCGCGCTCGGCAAGATCCCCGTGGTCCTCTACAGCCTGCAGGACGACGCGAACGCGCTGCAGCTGCGGATCGCGCGGGAGGGCGGCGGGTTCGGGGTCGGGCTCGAGGGGAGCTTCCGCGAGAGCTACGCGAACTTCACCCAGATCGCGGACAAGGTGAGGGCCGAGTTCGAGCGGCGCTTCGGCGACGGCTGGCAGGACGAGCTGTCGCGCGCGGGGCTCTATCCCGGGTACGGCCCGCTCGCGGAGAACGCCGCGGCCATCCGGCACTTCCGCCAGAAGAACATCGTCTTCGTCGGCCCGATGCAGGACGTGGTGGAGAGCGCCGGCGACAAGCGCAAATTCCGCCTGATGGCTCAGGATTTCGACCCGACCGCTGTGACGCCGGGCATCGTCATCGACAGCGACGATCCGGGCGAGATCCAGCGGACCGTCCTGGAGGCGCACGCGGCTGGGCGCTTCACGTTCCCGGGGCGCCTGAAGGCCGCCAACGGCGGCGGTGGCCGCGGGCAGGCCGTCATCCCGACGGTGGAGCAGGTGCCGCAGGCCATCCAGAAGGTCCTTGGCGAGATCAAGGCGTACAACTGGCAGCCGGGGGTGATGTTCGAGCAGAACATCCCGGAGACGATCCACCTGGAGGTGCAGGTGCTGCGGGATCGCTACGGCAACACGCGGCACTTCGGCATGCGCGACTGCAGCGAGCAGCGCGCGAGCCAGAAGATCCAGGAAGAGGCGCCGCCGGCCCTGCTCCGGCGGTATCCGGGCCTGGAAGAGCGCATCTGCGGGCTCGCGGTGCAGATCGCGGACCGCGTGGGCTACGTGGGCGCGGGCACGGTGGAGCTGATGTTCAAGGAAGGGAAGTTCTACTTCCTCGAGATGAACACGCGGATCCAGGTGGAGCACCCCGTCAGCGAGGAGACGTACGCCATCAAGCGGAAGCGCAGCCGCGTCCCCGTGAACCTCGTCGCGTGGCAGATGCGCATCGCGGACGGGCAACCCATCGATTTCGAGCAGGACCACGTGGTGCAGACCCACTGTAGCCGCGAGTTCCGCATCAACGCGGAGAGCTGGAATCCCGATCTCAGGGACTCGCGGGACGGCGGCAAAGGGCTGTTCTTGCCCAACGCGGGTATCTTCGATCGCATCGCGCTCCCCGACACCGACGCGATCCGCGAGGCGCTCGAGGAGAAGGGCCTCACCGACCTGAAGGTCCGCTTCGACTGCGGCTTCGAGGCGGGGGACGTCCTCGTGAACAAGGACCCCACGTTCGGCAAGCTCATCGTCTCCGTGAGCTGCAAGGACCCGGAAAGGGCCTATGAGCTCCTGCGGCTCGCGTCCCTCGAGGTGCTGAAGAAGATGAAGATCGAGGGGCGGCAGGTGCGGCCCGACGGGACGCCCATCCAGGGCTCGCCCTTCAAGACGAACCTCCAGGATCACGTGCGCATCCTGAGGATGCCGCTGTTCAAGCGCCATTCGAACGACGACGACACAGGTCGTCACGTCAACTGGCTCGTGGCCGCGTTCCGCCAGGAGGCGTGA
- a CDS encoding SIR2 family protein, protein MDEEILEQLRERYTSGNLIVFAGAGVSAAAGMPTWKQLAEKLRDRARRRSADPAVIDEIQQYISSNQLINALSAARLALGPQDFNWTVDKELDDTGRDVPELARAIAALKPKLKAVLTTNIDRFLERAFQGEWRMVDRPAGDIAMDRCFILKLHGTLRAWDTWVFSRDQYDRAIFGSPLLQDAFGALYRTHSILFVGFGLADDNIDQTLARVRALSGGQPPMHFALLPKGVPPFRRRLLEESGVRLIVYENQAGDHAEVAQVLLGLEPGAAAPPPAAAPPPAAAPPPAAAPPPAGARAQQQSSPTLPSSLVKAIAAPPTSTPSATAAPRPARVFFSYASADGDLLARLEAHMTPLRREGLIAPWHSGKIDAGEDTERAIGEQLEAADLVLLLVSASYLASEQGDAQVARAMERRAAGQTVVVPILLRPCDWETTRFAELQAVPRDKKPVTKWSDADEALLQVAREIRAVVTKLRPSLR, encoded by the coding sequence ATGGATGAAGAGATCCTCGAGCAGCTGCGTGAGCGCTACACGTCAGGGAACCTGATCGTCTTCGCAGGCGCCGGCGTCTCGGCGGCCGCGGGCATGCCCACCTGGAAGCAGCTCGCCGAGAAGCTGCGCGACCGCGCGCGGCGGCGGAGCGCGGACCCGGCGGTCATCGACGAGATCCAGCAGTACATCTCCTCGAACCAGCTCATCAACGCGCTCTCCGCCGCGAGGCTGGCGCTCGGGCCGCAGGACTTCAACTGGACGGTCGACAAGGAGCTCGACGACACCGGCCGCGACGTGCCGGAGCTGGCGCGGGCGATCGCCGCGCTCAAGCCGAAGCTCAAGGCCGTGCTGACCACGAACATCGACCGCTTCCTGGAGCGCGCGTTCCAGGGCGAGTGGCGCATGGTCGATCGGCCGGCGGGCGACATCGCCATGGACAGGTGCTTCATCCTGAAGCTGCACGGCACGCTGCGGGCGTGGGACACCTGGGTGTTCTCGCGCGACCAGTACGACCGGGCGATCTTCGGCTCGCCCCTGCTTCAGGACGCGTTCGGCGCCCTCTACCGCACGCACTCCATCCTGTTCGTGGGCTTCGGCCTCGCCGACGACAACATCGACCAGACGCTCGCCCGCGTGCGCGCGCTCTCTGGCGGGCAGCCGCCCATGCACTTCGCGCTGCTCCCGAAGGGGGTGCCGCCGTTCCGCCGCCGGCTGCTCGAGGAGTCGGGCGTCCGGCTCATCGTCTACGAGAACCAGGCGGGCGATCATGCGGAGGTCGCGCAGGTCCTCCTCGGCCTGGAGCCGGGCGCGGCGGCGCCGCCGCCCGCCGCTGCGCCGCCGCCCGCCGCTGCGCCGCCGCCCGCCGCTGCGCCGCCGCCCGCCGGTGCGCGGGCCCAGCAGCAGTCGTCGCCCACGTTGCCGTCGTCGCTCGTGAAGGCGATCGCGGCGCCGCCGACGTCGACACCGAGCGCAACGGCGGCGCCGCGGCCGGCGCGCGTCTTCTTCTCCTACGCCTCGGCCGATGGGGATCTCCTCGCGCGCCTCGAGGCGCACATGACCCCGCTCAGGCGGGAGGGGCTGATCGCGCCGTGGCACAGCGGGAAGATCGACGCGGGCGAGGACACGGAGCGCGCGATCGGCGAGCAGCTCGAGGCGGCCGACCTCGTCCTCCTCCTGGTGAGCGCGAGCTACCTCGCGTCCGAGCAAGGCGATGCGCAGGTGGCGCGCGCGATGGAAAGGCGCGCCGCGGGGCAGACCGTGGTCGTGCCGATCCTGCTCCGGCCCTGCGACTGGGAGACGACGCGCTTCGCCGAGCTCCAGGCGGTGCCGCGGGACAAGAAGCCCGTGACCAAGTGGTCCGATGCGGACGAGGCGCTCCTCCAGGTGGCGCGGGAGATCCGCGCCGTCGTGACGAAGCTGCGCCCGTCGCTGAGGTGA
- a CDS encoding AraC family transcriptional regulator ligand-binding domain-containing protein has protein sequence MAQRTLATEGRALAATVEEDAHEARWLLRTPRRPRGVGRYVHELALAHALHHVRAGAADLAPARVWFTHARPPDLAVLRAFFGTGAIAFGAKACPSSKRRDAPISRWAPLQQNTGRTRLPLAPLQQKNGSHPSPAGRASTKR, from the coding sequence ATGGCGCAGCGAACGCTCGCCACCGAAGGCCGGGCGCTCGCGGCCACCGTCGAGGAGGACGCGCACGAGGCGCGCTGGCTGCTCCGCACACCGCGCCGCCCGCGCGGCGTCGGCCGCTACGTCCACGAGCTCGCGCTCGCGCACGCCCTTCATCACGTCCGCGCCGGTGCGGCTGACCTCGCGCCCGCGCGGGTGTGGTTCACCCATGCTCGCCCGCCGGATCTGGCGGTCCTGCGCGCGTTCTTCGGGACGGGCGCGATCGCCTTCGGGGCGAAGGCCTGCCCCTCGAGCAAACGACGGGACGCCCCCATCTCCCGCTGGGCACCCCTCCAACAAAACACCGGTCGCACCCGTCTCCCGCTGGCCCCTCTCCAACAAAAAAACGGGTCGCACCCGTCTCCCGCTGGACGTGCCTCCACAAAAAGATGA
- a CDS encoding FAD-dependent monooxygenase, protein MASVRCAIWAFDDPRELLGAMADAPDFYFDRMIQIDMDRWSAGRVVLLGDAGYCPSPASGQGTSLALVGAYVLAGELAASGGDHGVAFARYEARRCAATWSGTRSSAAAPPST, encoded by the coding sequence GTGGCGAGCGTTCGCTGCGCCATCTGGGCCTTCGACGACCCGAGGGAGCTGCTCGGGGCGATGGCCGACGCGCCCGACTTCTATTTCGATCGCATGATCCAGATCGACATGGACCGCTGGTCGGCAGGGCGCGTGGTGCTCCTCGGCGACGCCGGCTACTGCCCCTCGCCGGCCTCGGGGCAGGGCACGAGCCTGGCGCTGGTCGGCGCCTACGTGCTCGCCGGCGAGCTGGCCGCGAGCGGCGGCGATCACGGCGTCGCTTTCGCCCGCTACGAGGCGCGCAGATGCGCGGCTACGTGGAGCGGAACCAGAAGCTCGGCCGCAGCGCCGCCAAGCACATGA
- a CDS encoding metallophosphoesterase family protein, producing the protein MAKRVHRREAIQLRDGSLRLVAVADTHSHPHADSARRIAALTPDHIVHAGDIGALTVLDGLRSIAPLSAVRGNIDVHAPDIPDSIALDIRDGDETVLTALLLHIALYGGKLRAEVIRLAAEVGASLVLCGHSHVPFMGRDRGLTAFNPGSIGPRRFMLPIVFGVVEIDRKRVALRHVDCETGETWMPPAVGRG; encoded by the coding sequence ATGGCCAAGCGCGTGCACCGCCGAGAGGCAATCCAGCTCCGCGATGGGTCCCTGCGCCTCGTCGCGGTGGCCGACACCCACAGCCACCCGCACGCCGACAGCGCCCGGCGGATCGCCGCGCTCACGCCCGATCACATCGTGCATGCCGGCGACATCGGCGCGCTCACGGTCCTCGATGGGCTCCGGAGCATCGCGCCGCTCTCCGCGGTGCGCGGCAACATCGATGTCCATGCGCCTGACATCCCCGACTCCATCGCGCTCGACATCCGCGACGGGGACGAGACGGTGCTCACAGCCCTGCTCCTCCACATCGCCCTCTACGGCGGCAAGCTCCGAGCCGAAGTGATCCGCTTGGCAGCCGAGGTGGGCGCGTCGCTGGTCCTGTGCGGGCACTCCCATGTTCCCTTCATGGGTCGCGATCGTGGCCTGACGGCGTTCAACCCGGGATCCATCGGGCCGCGCCGATTCATGCTGCCGATCGTCTTCGGCGTGGTCGAGATCGATCGCAAGCGCGTGGCGCTCCGGCACGTGGACTGCGAGACGGGGGAGACCTGGATGCCGCCGGCCGTGGGCAGGGGGTGA
- a CDS encoding formylglycine-generating enzyme family protein gives MATRAPRQPTSVLLGLCTLAVILGSSHAYSGGAAGQDAGASVQTGAGRARAPASPPSCAGGTPGADDRCGLGHDDDCCASPLVPGGTFNRLNDPRYPASVSSFHLDKYMVTVGRFRRYLEETGGPTQASPPPAGAGAHPKIPDSGWDPAWNTMLPATTAAMKRALVCDPYGWPTWTDAPAANEDKPIVCATWLELFAFCAWDGGRLPTQAEMNYAAAGGDEQRLYPWGSSPITSEDAAYCCQGEGSTSLPCEDAFPPWSLIHCTTDDLAPVGSFPRGAGRWGQLDLAGEAYKVTRDAADDDRPLVPCADCSRLDNHAALRVTHGGSFVAAGYRQTTTYRAPYETNGRHYYVSAMCARDLPGP, from the coding sequence ATGGCGACACGAGCACCTCGACAGCCGACTTCGGTCCTCCTCGGCCTCTGCACCCTCGCGGTGATCCTGGGATCCAGCCACGCGTACAGCGGCGGCGCAGCGGGGCAGGACGCGGGGGCTTCCGTTCAGACCGGGGCTGGGCGCGCCCGCGCGCCGGCGTCTCCGCCGAGCTGCGCGGGCGGCACGCCCGGCGCCGACGACCGCTGCGGCCTCGGCCATGACGACGACTGCTGCGCCAGCCCGCTCGTGCCCGGCGGGACGTTCAACCGGCTCAACGACCCGCGGTATCCGGCGAGCGTGAGCAGCTTCCACCTCGACAAGTACATGGTCACCGTCGGGCGGTTTCGCCGCTACCTGGAAGAGACCGGCGGCCCGACGCAGGCGAGCCCGCCGCCGGCCGGCGCAGGAGCGCACCCGAAGATCCCGGACAGCGGGTGGGATCCGGCCTGGAACACGATGCTCCCGGCGACCACGGCCGCGATGAAGCGGGCGCTCGTCTGCGATCCTTACGGCTGGCCGACGTGGACCGACGCTCCGGCCGCGAACGAGGACAAACCCATCGTGTGCGCGACATGGCTCGAGCTGTTCGCGTTCTGCGCGTGGGACGGCGGGCGCCTGCCGACCCAGGCCGAGATGAACTACGCGGCCGCAGGCGGCGACGAGCAACGGCTGTATCCGTGGGGCTCTTCTCCCATCACCTCCGAAGACGCAGCCTACTGCTGCCAGGGCGAAGGCTCGACGTCGCTGCCCTGCGAGGACGCGTTTCCCCCGTGGAGCCTCATCCACTGCACCACGGACGATCTCGCGCCCGTCGGCTCCTTTCCCAGGGGAGCGGGGCGCTGGGGCCAGCTCGATCTCGCCGGCGAGGCCTACAAGGTCACGCGCGACGCCGCCGACGACGACCGCCCGCTCGTGCCGTGCGCCGATTGCTCCCGCCTGGACAACCACGCTGCCCTGCGCGTCACGCACGGCGGGAGCTTCGTCGCCGCCGGATACCGGCAGACGACGACCTACCGGGCACCCTACGAGACCAACGGACGCCACTACTATGTATCGGCGATGTGCGCGCGCGACCTGCCAGGGCCGTGA
- a CDS encoding NAD(P)-dependent oxidoreductase, whose protein sequence is MREVTVIGLGLMGTALARELLRSGSRVTVWNRSIAKAAPLVAEGAVLAPSAAAAAQASGIVITCITDYRATYGVLEGRDVISSLAGKALVQLSTGSPEDARTLEAWAQQRGIDYLDGAILATPSQMGKPESSILVSGSGSAYEKSKPLLESTAGTVSYLGEKVGWAAAMDLAFLSHLFAGLLGFYHGARICEAEGIRVADFGAMAAVVAPAIGGMVKHDADSIQSGAYEASEATLEICAQAVELIQRHAREARINAELPAFAAALFRKGVAAGHGAESPAALIKVFRESA, encoded by the coding sequence ATGCGTGAAGTCACTGTCATCGGTCTGGGTCTCATGGGCACCGCGCTCGCTCGGGAATTGCTCCGCAGCGGCTCTCGCGTCACCGTCTGGAACCGCTCGATCGCGAAGGCCGCGCCGCTCGTCGCGGAGGGAGCGGTGCTGGCCCCGAGCGCGGCCGCAGCGGCGCAGGCGAGCGGGATCGTGATCACCTGCATCACCGACTACCGCGCGACGTACGGCGTGCTGGAGGGGCGCGACGTGATCTCCTCCCTCGCCGGCAAGGCGCTCGTCCAGCTCAGCACGGGCAGCCCCGAGGACGCGCGTACCCTCGAAGCGTGGGCGCAGCAGCGCGGCATCGACTACCTCGACGGCGCCATCCTGGCCACCCCGAGCCAGATGGGGAAGCCGGAGAGCAGCATCCTCGTCTCGGGCTCGGGCTCGGCGTACGAGAAGAGCAAGCCGCTGCTCGAGAGCACGGCCGGGACCGTGAGCTACCTCGGGGAGAAGGTCGGCTGGGCGGCGGCCATGGACCTGGCGTTCCTGTCGCACCTGTTCGCGGGGCTCCTCGGCTTCTACCACGGCGCCCGCATCTGCGAGGCCGAAGGGATCCGCGTGGCCGACTTCGGGGCCATGGCCGCCGTCGTCGCTCCGGCCATCGGTGGGATGGTCAAGCACGACGCGGACTCCATCCAGTCCGGAGCGTACGAGGCCTCGGAGGCCACGCTGGAGATCTGCGCGCAGGCCGTCGAGCTCATCCAGCGGCACGCGCGGGAAGCGAGGATCAACGCCGAGCTCCCGGCGTTCGCCGCGGCGCTCTTCAGGAAGGGAGTCGCCGCGGGCCACGGGGCGGAGTCGCCAGCCGCGCTCATCAAGGTGTTTCGCGAGAGCGCTTGA
- a CDS encoding helix-turn-helix domain-containing protein produces MKIHAGAPVRGACRADRFVYTRGDVDLIPAGASDVWQEDDAGTSLILALSPSLLRRVAADMGLDPDKAGLEPRHQIRDPQIEHIAWALDAERRAGDPTGLLYRESLGVALAAHLLGRYKAPGRLRRGLSAPQLRRVTAYIEEHLDHDLSLDRLAGVAGVSASHLKTLFKRSTGVPVHEYVIQRRVERAKALLLRGDLPASQVAIEAGFAHQSHMARCMRRVLGVTPAKVAARAR; encoded by the coding sequence GTGAAGATCCATGCGGGCGCGCCGGTACGCGGGGCCTGCCGCGCCGATCGGTTCGTCTACACGCGCGGCGACGTGGACCTGATCCCCGCCGGAGCCTCGGACGTCTGGCAGGAGGACGACGCGGGCACCTCGCTCATCCTGGCGCTGTCCCCTTCGCTGCTGCGCCGGGTCGCAGCGGACATGGGGCTCGATCCCGACAAAGCCGGCCTGGAGCCGCGCCACCAGATCAGGGACCCGCAGATCGAGCACATCGCCTGGGCGCTCGACGCCGAGCGCAGGGCCGGCGATCCGACCGGGCTTCTCTACAGGGAGAGCCTCGGCGTCGCGCTCGCCGCGCACCTCCTCGGCCGTTACAAGGCGCCGGGCCGCCTGCGGCGAGGGCTGTCTGCGCCGCAGCTACGGCGCGTGACGGCGTACATCGAGGAGCACCTCGATCACGACCTGTCGCTCGATCGGCTGGCCGGCGTCGCCGGGGTCAGCGCGTCTCACCTCAAGACGCTGTTCAAGCGGTCGACCGGCGTGCCGGTGCACGAGTACGTGATCCAGCGCCGGGTGGAGCGCGCGAAGGCGCTGCTCCTGCGCGGCGACCTGCCCGCCAGCCAGGTGGCGATCGAGGCGGGGTTCGCGCACCAGAGCCACATGGCGAGGTGCATGCGCCGCGTCCTCGGCGTGACGCCGGCAAAGGTGGCGGCCAGAGCGCGTTGA
- the polX gene encoding DNA polymerase/3'-5' exonuclease PolX, whose amino-acid sequence MLDKLDIARALRETGTLLQIKGENPFRARAYETGAEALEQLTDDLGALVRSKKLTGIKGIGPALAAQIAELYQTGRSGQLEELRAELPSGVLELAQVPGMSLKRMKALHEALGIGSVEELKRACLAGKVRAVKGFGAKTEASLLEGIARYEARDERVLLVDALEAAEPLLAHVRGCDATERADLAGSIRRWEETVAAIDLVAAADDAAQVIDCFVRSPQVAEVEERGDARCRVRLSGGLRGELLCVPPRDYAAALHHRTGAPDYLSALGSLARELGLTLDERGLSRGKKRLSVKTEEDLYEHIGIPYIAPELRESAEDIIAAVERAARAGREGELVEEGDIQGMVHCHTVYSDGKNTVEEMALEAEAMGMKYLTITDHSPAAHYANGVGLDRLKKQWDEIARVQERVSVKLLRGTESDILESGKLDYPDAILEQLDVIIASIHSRMKMDADQMTRRLVSAMRLPVFKIWGHALGRLIQRREPFACRVEEVLDAVAESRAAVEVNGDPYRLDMEPRWIKEARKRGIRFVISTDAHSTTALHNLRFGVGTARRGGLRRDEVLNARGLAAFQKAVRPT is encoded by the coding sequence ATGCTCGACAAGCTCGACATCGCCCGCGCCCTCCGCGAGACGGGCACGCTCCTCCAGATCAAGGGGGAGAACCCGTTCAGAGCGCGCGCTTACGAGACGGGGGCCGAGGCGCTGGAGCAGCTCACGGACGACCTCGGCGCGCTCGTCAGGAGCAAGAAGCTCACCGGCATCAAGGGCATCGGCCCGGCGCTCGCAGCCCAGATCGCCGAGCTCTACCAGACGGGGCGCTCCGGGCAGCTCGAGGAGCTCCGCGCCGAGCTGCCCAGCGGCGTGCTGGAGCTCGCCCAGGTGCCGGGCATGAGCCTCAAGCGGATGAAGGCGTTGCACGAGGCGCTCGGCATCGGCAGCGTGGAGGAGCTGAAGAGGGCCTGTCTCGCCGGGAAGGTCCGGGCCGTGAAGGGCTTCGGGGCGAAGACCGAGGCGAGCCTGCTCGAGGGCATCGCCCGCTATGAGGCGCGCGACGAGCGCGTCCTCCTCGTCGACGCGCTCGAGGCGGCCGAGCCGCTGCTCGCCCACGTGCGCGGGTGCGACGCGACCGAGCGGGCCGATCTCGCGGGCTCGATCCGGCGCTGGGAAGAGACGGTGGCTGCCATCGACCTCGTGGCGGCGGCCGACGACGCCGCGCAGGTGATCGATTGTTTCGTCCGGTCCCCGCAGGTCGCCGAGGTCGAGGAGCGCGGCGACGCGCGTTGCAGGGTAAGGCTCTCGGGAGGCCTGCGCGGCGAGCTCCTCTGCGTGCCGCCCCGGGACTACGCCGCTGCGCTTCACCACCGGACGGGGGCGCCCGACTACCTCTCGGCGCTCGGCTCGCTCGCGCGCGAGCTGGGGCTCACGCTCGACGAGAGAGGGCTCTCGCGGGGCAAGAAACGCCTCTCCGTGAAGACGGAAGAGGACCTCTACGAGCACATCGGCATCCCGTACATCGCGCCCGAGCTCCGCGAGAGCGCGGAGGACATCATCGCTGCCGTGGAGCGCGCCGCGCGGGCGGGCCGCGAGGGGGAGCTCGTCGAGGAGGGCGATATCCAGGGGATGGTGCACTGCCACACGGTGTACTCGGACGGCAAGAACACGGTCGAGGAGATGGCCCTGGAGGCCGAGGCGATGGGGATGAAATACCTCACCATCACCGATCACTCGCCCGCCGCCCATTACGCGAACGGCGTCGGCCTCGACCGGCTGAAGAAGCAGTGGGACGAGATCGCCCGCGTCCAGGAGCGCGTGAGCGTCAAGCTCCTCCGAGGCACCGAGTCGGATATCCTCGAATCGGGGAAGCTCGATTATCCGGACGCGATCCTGGAGCAGCTCGACGTGATCATCGCGAGCATCCACTCGCGCATGAAGATGGACGCCGACCAGATGACGCGCAGGCTCGTCAGCGCCATGCGGCTGCCGGTCTTCAAGATCTGGGGACACGCGCTCGGCCGGCTCATCCAGCGGCGCGAGCCGTTCGCGTGCCGCGTCGAGGAGGTGCTCGACGCCGTGGCCGAGTCGAGGGCCGCCGTCGAGGTGAACGGGGACCCGTACCGCCTCGACATGGAGCCCCGGTGGATCAAGGAGGCACGCAAGCGCGGTATCCGCTTCGTGATCTCGACGGACGCACACTCGACGACCGCGCTCCACAACCTGCGGTTCGGCGTGGGGACCGCGCGGCGAGGCGGCCTCCGCCGGGACGAGGTGCTGAACGCGCGCGGCCTGGCGGCGTTCCAGAAGGCGGTCCGGCCCACCTGA
- a CDS encoding pyridoxal-phosphate dependent enzyme, whose amino-acid sequence MPMPTPAPAENIVALIGHTPMIHVTQLDAGPCELFLKMESQNPGGSIKDRIGLSMIEAAERAGQLGGERRHVVEATAGNTGLGLALVAAQKGYRLTLVIPDKMSQEKVFHLKALGAQVVMTRSDVEKGHPSYYQDLAARIAREEGAFYVNQFENPANALAHETGTGPEIDAQLDRRIDAMVCGVGSGGTMTGLSRYFARAQPRCEMVLADPEGSVLAGYVKTGKLGKAGSWLVEGIGEDFLPPILDLTHVKHAYTISDRESLETARLLLSRTGILAGSSSGTLLAAALRYCREQSSPKRVCTLVCDSGNKYLSKMYNDFWMADQGFTDRAPTGDLRDVITRRHADRAVVTVQRSDALLVAYARMKLYDVSQLPVLEDGKIIGILDESDLLLAAVDDVTRFRQSVESAMTTRLRTVDVRTPIRDLLPMFDAGLVPIVTDGDEFVGLVTRIDLINYLRRRVKLHEV is encoded by the coding sequence ATGCCCATGCCGACCCCTGCGCCTGCAGAGAACATCGTCGCTCTCATCGGGCATACCCCGATGATCCATGTGACTCAGCTCGACGCCGGCCCGTGCGAGCTCTTCCTCAAGATGGAGAGCCAGAACCCGGGCGGCAGCATCAAGGATCGCATCGGCCTGTCGATGATCGAGGCGGCCGAGCGCGCTGGCCAGCTCGGGGGCGAGCGGCGCCATGTGGTCGAGGCGACGGCGGGCAACACAGGGCTCGGGCTGGCGCTCGTCGCGGCGCAGAAGGGCTACCGGCTCACGCTCGTGATCCCGGACAAGATGAGCCAGGAGAAGGTGTTCCACCTGAAGGCGCTCGGCGCGCAGGTGGTGATGACACGCTCTGACGTCGAGAAGGGCCACCCGAGCTATTACCAGGACCTGGCGGCCCGCATCGCGCGCGAGGAGGGCGCGTTCTACGTGAACCAGTTCGAGAACCCGGCGAACGCGCTCGCCCACGAGACAGGGACCGGCCCCGAGATCGACGCGCAGCTCGATCGAAGGATCGACGCGATGGTGTGCGGCGTCGGCTCCGGCGGCACCATGACCGGGCTCTCGCGCTACTTCGCCAGGGCGCAGCCGCGCTGTGAGATGGTGCTCGCCGATCCGGAGGGCTCGGTGCTGGCGGGCTACGTCAAGACCGGCAAGCTCGGCAAGGCGGGCTCGTGGCTCGTGGAGGGTATCGGGGAGGACTTCCTCCCCCCGATCCTCGACCTCACCCATGTCAAGCACGCTTACACGATCTCCGACAGGGAGAGCCTGGAGACGGCGCGGCTGCTCCTCTCCAGGACGGGCATCCTCGCCGGCTCGTCGTCCGGGACGCTGCTCGCGGCGGCCCTGCGCTACTGCCGCGAGCAGTCGTCGCCGAAGCGCGTCTGCACCCTCGTCTGCGACAGCGGCAACAAGTACCTGTCGAAGATGTACAACGATTTCTGGATGGCCGATCAGGGCTTCACCGATCGCGCGCCGACAGGGGATCTGCGCGACGTGATCACCCGCCGCCACGCCGACAGGGCGGTGGTCACGGTGCAGCGATCGGACGCGCTCCTCGTGGCCTATGCGAGGATGAAGCTCTACGACGTGTCGCAGCTGCCCGTCCTGGAGGACGGCAAGATCATCGGCATTCTCGACGAGTCCGACCTCCTCCTCGCGGCCGTCGACGACGTGACGCGCTTCCGCCAGTCGGTCGAGTCTGCGATGACGACGCGGCTCCGGACGGTCGACGTGAGGACGCCGATCCGGGATCTCCTCCCGATGTTCGACGCGGGGCTCGTGCCGATCGTGACCGATGGTGACGAGTTCGTCGGGCTGGTCACCCGCATCGACCTGATCAACTACCTGCGACGCCGGGTGAAGCTGCACGAGGTGTGA